ACGAAGGCGTAGATGATGGGATTGAGGCAACAGTGGACGAAGGAGAGCGCCTCAGCCAGCTCCAGGGCTAGGTCGAGCCTTTGGCTTGCCTGGCAGTCGTCGATGATGTGCATGTTCCTCATGGAGTCCAGGAAGAGCACGACATTGATAGGGGtccagaaaaggaagaacacaaTGACGACAACGAAAACCAGCTTCATTGCTTTGTACCTGTTGCGAGTGTGACACCGCCGCAGGTTTTTCAAGATGTTGTGGTAGCAGAAAATGAGGATGCCCACTGGGATCAGCCACCCCAGGACATTGACttcaaaattactgaaaatcttCCAGCCGTTGTTGCTACCAGGATAGCGAGGCAGGCACACGGTCCTGTTGCTGTCTTCCATTTCCCGGAAGAAAATGAGGTCTGGCGCTGATGCTAAAATGGCGACTGCCCAAAGGGCCAGGCTTGCGATGACCCCGTGGGCGGACGTGCGCACCCGCAGAGCATACACCGACCGCACAATGGCCAAGTACCTGTCGATGCTCATGATGGTTATAAAGAAGGAGCTGCTGTAGAAACCAATGAAGTAAGCTGAGCTGACAATTTTACACATGACATTGCCAAAAGACCACTGGCTCACCAGGGAGTACTGAACCaagaaggggagggagaagacaaAGAGGAGGTCAGAGATGGCAAGGTTCAGCAGATAGACGTCAGTCATGGCCCTGACTTTTTTGAAGGCCATTAGGACCCAAACGACCAAAGCATTTCCCACAAGGCCGGTCACAAACAACACAGTGTACAGCACTGGAAAAGCCATAGATGTAAAGGATTTCCTATGTTCTGTGGTGCAAGTGGAAGCCATTTCAGGATAGTAGTAGTCCTCATAATAAGTTGAAGAGGAATTAGGTGCTGGTGACATGGTATCTGTTGTCCTGTGAAATGAGTTGTAGACATTATACAATGGAGAGGAGTTGAGTTGTTGACGGGTAATCCATAGTGAGAGGAACCTCTTCAGAATAAATAACATAATCAGTTAATAAGCCTAAAAACTGTCTAATGTTAGTCTGAACTAAGCTTTTGCAAGAGGATATAATTTAGATACACACAGGTCAGGCCAGGCAAAAAAAAGTATAACAAtagcagcaagaaaaagcagctcACGGCTGCTTTCAGTGCAATACTGTCAGCCCATATAGGGGACTACATCATGAGCTGCATGTACAGAAGGAAACCAACCAAACTTTCAGACAGCTGACAGTATCaggatatttcttttctgtgcattttttcatgttcacATAAACTTCCTATTCTGAAAATCATAgcattgcttttcctgcttcCATGAAAACAGGAATGGGGAAATCTCTGGAAATGAAGTTCCTCTCTCCTGCACATgctttgcagctgcaggaagctaGGGCTGTGTGCTTGCCCTGACTGAAAGCCTGTGTGGAGCTAGTGCACATCCACAGCCCGCAGCTAGGACAAACCACTCCATACTGTGTCCAGGTCAGAGGATGCAAATGAGGAAGGAACATATGTGACCAGTCCTGCCCTGCAGGGATGAGGCTCTTGCACCAGAGGGGCAAGGGCAGAAATG
The genomic region above belongs to Cygnus atratus isolate AKBS03 ecotype Queensland, Australia chromosome 2, CAtr_DNAZoo_HiC_assembly, whole genome shotgun sequence and contains:
- the LOC118259392 gene encoding C-C chemokine receptor type 8-like; protein product: MSPAPNSSSTYYEDYYYPEMASTCTTEHRKSFTSMAFPVLYTVLFVTGLVGNALVVWVLMAFKKVRAMTDVYLLNLAISDLLFVFSLPFLVQYSLVSQWSFGNVMCKIVSSAYFIGFYSSSFFITIMSIDRYLAIVRSVYALRVRTSAHGVIASLALWAVAILASAPDLIFFREMEDSNRTVCLPRYPGSNNGWKIFSNFEVNVLGWLIPVGILIFCYHNILKNLRRCHTRNRYKAMKLVFVVVIVFFLFWTPINVVLFLDSMRNMHIIDDCQASQRLDLALELAEALSFVHCCLNPIIYAFVGEKFKKYLCEAFGKYARFLLICNDYSVFHRHKLDRHSSVHMVSSQSSFVGSVL